In the genome of Massilia sp. UMI-21, the window GCTTCACCAGGGTCGACTTGCCCGAGCCGGAGGGCCCGACGAAGGCAAGCGTCTGCCCCAGGGCGGCGCTGAACGAGATATCCTCCAGCGCGTCTTCGGGCGCCCCCTTGTGGCGAAAGCCGACCTCGGCGAAGCGGATCTGCTGGAGCGGTCCGATCTCGACGAAGTCTTGCGGACGGCGCTCGATCGGCTTGTCCATCAGCGCGCGGAAGTTCAGCAGCGAGGCCTCGACCTCGCGGTGCGCCAGGATGATGTTCCCCAACTCCTGCAGCGGCGCGAAGATCGCCACCGAGATGAACTGCATCGCGATCAGTTCGCCGGTCGAGAGGACATTCCGGAAGATCAGCCATAGCAGCGCGAACAGGATCGCCAGTTTCAGCAGGCTCAGGGTACTGCCCTGCAGGAAGGAGAGCAGGCGGATCCGCTTCACTTTCTCCATCTCGAGCGCGAAGATGCTGTCGGTCTGCGCCTTCAGGCGCCGGATCTCGGTGAAGGTCAGGCCCAGGCTCTTGATCAGCTCGATGTTGCGCAGCGACTCGGTGATGAAACCGGAATTCCGGTTGGTTTCGCGCACGATCGAACGCTGCTGGGTCTTGATCTCGCGCGAGAGCAGGCCGGTCAGCCCGCCCAGCACCAGCACCCCGACCACGAACACCGGCACCAGCAGCCAGTGCTTGGTGACCGCGTACCAGACCAGGAAGGAGACCCCGACCAGCGAGGCAAATACGGTGTTGATGAAGGTGTTGATGAAGCGTTCGCTGTCGGCGCGCACCTTCTGCAGCAGCGACAGGGTCTCGCCGCTGCGCAGGTCTTCGAATTCCTGGTATTTCAGGCGCAGCACCTGCCGCAGGCCGTCATTGAAAATCGCCACGCCCAGCCGCTGCACCACCAGTCTCGTGACATATTCCTGCAGCGCCTTGGCCAGGCGCGCCAGCAGGGCCACCAGCACGGCAAGCCCCAGCAGGCGCATCACGCCGGACACCAGCTGCTCGTCGGTCCTGTCGCCGGGATGGAGGGCATAGTCGTCGATGATCTTGCCGAAGATGATCGGGTCGACCAGGTTCAGCACCTGTGCCAGGCCGGCCAGCAGCAGCGCCAGCATGGCGAGGCGCCAGTGCGGGCGCAGGTAGCTCCAGAGGATGTGCATGTTGGCATCTTACCAATGCATGCCTCGCGGGCGCGCACGGCCGGCCGCCTGCGCTGCGACAGCACGCGACGGGCTGAACGCGGCGTCACATCCCCGGCAAACACAGTAAAGTGATCATATTTGCCACACTTTTCTGCAGGAGGACGACGTGAAAGACAGCAGCTGTGCTCCCGGACCGCGGTCCCTGCTGTCTGCCATCGGCCAGGCCCGGTCCGCACGCCTGATCCCACGGAGCTGACGGCATGCTGCTCCTGCTCCTGCTCCTGCTTCTGCCTTTCGGCGCCGCGCTGCTCGCCTCGTGGATGCCGGGCGATTCGCGCGACCGCCCCGCCGCCATCGCCGGCATTGCCACGCTGGCCGCGCTGGGGCTGGCGATCGCCCAGTTCGGCCGCATCGCCGCCGGCGAGGTCCCGCAGCTGCGTGTTGCATGGCTGCCGGAATTCGGGCTCGACATCGTCCTGCGCATGGACGGCCTGGCATGGGTGTTTACCGTCATGGTGCTCGGCATCGGCGCACTGGTGCTGCTGTATGCGCGCTATTACATGTCGAAGCGCGATCCCGTCCCGCGCTTCTACGCCTACATCATGGCCTTCATGGGGTCGATGCTCGGGGTCGTCCTGTCGGGCAACCTCATCCAGCTGGTCGTGTTCTGGGAGCTGACCAGCGTCACGTCCTTTCTCCTGATCGGCTACTGGCAGGAGCGCAACGACGCCCGGCGCGGGGCGCGCATGGCCTTCGTGGTGACCGCCATGGGCGGCCTGTGCCTGCTGGCGGGCGTGCTGCTGCTCGGCCATATCGCCGGCAGCTACGAACTCGAGGCCGTGCTCGCGGCGGGCAACCGGATCCGCGACCACGACTGGTACCGGCCGGTCCTGGTGCTGGTCGTGCTCGGGGCGCTGACCAAGAGCGCCCAGTTCCCCTTTCACTTCTGGCTGCCGCATGCGATGGCCGCGCCGACACCGGTATCGGCCTACCTGCATTCCGCCACCATGGTCAAGGCCGGCGTGTTCCTGCTGATGCGCCTGTGGCCGGCCCTGGCGGGCAGCGTGGAGTGGTTCTGGGTGCTGGGCAGCGCCGGGGTCTGCACTTTGCTGCTGGGTTCCTTCTTCGCGATCTTCCAGAGCGACATGAAGGGGTTGCTGGCCTATTCCACCATCAGCCACCTGGGACTGATCACGGTCCTGATGAGCATCGGCACGCCGCTGTCGGTGGTGGCGGCCGTGTTCCACACCATGAACCATGCGGTGTTCAAGGCCTCGCTGTTCATGGCGGTCGGCATCATCGACCACGAGTCGGGCACGCGCGACATGCGCCTGCTGCGCGGACTACGGCGCGTCATGCCGCATACCGCGGCGCTGGCGATCGTGGCCAGCGCCGCCATGGCCGGCGTTCCCCTCATGAACGGCTTCCTGTCCAAGGAGATGTTCTTCGCCGAGACAGTGCACGTCGGCGGCCGCGAGAACTGGTGGATGTCGGTCGCGGCGGTGGCGATGGGCGTGTTCAGCGTGGCCTACTCGCTGCGCTACATCAGCGTCTTCTTCGGCCCCCTCGCGCGCAACCTGCCCGAGCAGCCGCATGAGCCGCCGCGCTGGATGCGCGTGCCGATCGAATGCCTGGTGCTGCTGTGCATTGCGGTGGGGGTGATGCCGGAGCGGGTGGTGGGCGATGTGCTGGCGGTGGCCGCTCACGCCATCCTGGGACCGACCATGCCGGAATACGATCTGGCGATCTGGCACGGGTTCAACCTGCCGCTGGTGATGAGCCTGGTAGCACTGGGCGGCGGCCTGGTGTTGTACCTGGTGTTGCGCAAGCGCTTCGACCTGGCCCAGCGCGACCGCACCCCGCTGTTCCACCACCTGCGCGGCGCCCAGTTGTACGAGACCAGCATGCTGGGGCTGTCACTGGGCGCGCGTCGGCTGATCCGCCTGGCCGGCACACGCCACCTGCAGTCGCAACTGCTGGTGCTGGTGGCGGCCGGGGTGGCCGTTCCCCTGCTGCTGGCGCGGCCGGAGCGCAGCTGGCCGCTTCCCGGCCTGGCCGGCACCGATCCGCTGTTCGCCATGCTGTGGGTGATCGGCGCCGGCTGCGCGGTGGGCGCCGCCTGGCAGGCCAAATACCACCGCCTCACCGCCCTGGCCCTGGCCGGAGCCACCGGCCTGGCCACGACCATCACTTTCCTGTGGCTGTCGGCGCCCGACCTGGCGCTGACCCAGTTCATGGTCGAGACGGTGACCGCGATCCTGATCCTGCTCGGCCTGCGCTGGCTGCCGCCGCGCTTTGCGCCGCCCGGCCTCGCGCCGCACGCGCCGGCCGCTACCCGGCTGCGGCGCGCGCGCGATGCGACGGTGGCCGTGGCCGGCGGACTGGCCCTGGCAGCGGCAAGCTACACCGTGCTGACGCAGCCGCGCGTGAGCGGCATCCGCGATTTCTTCGTGCTGCGCGCCCTGCCCGAAGGCGGCGGCGCCAACGTGGTCAATGTGCTGCTGGTCGACTTCCGCGGCTTCGACACGCTGGGCGAGATCACGGTGCTGTCGGCGGTCGCGCTGACGGTCTATGCGCTGCTGCGGCGCTTCCGTCCCGCGCCCGAGAGCATTCCGATCCCGGTGCAGCAGGCCAACGACGTCGATCCGGCGGTGCGCCAGAAACCGGCCCAACAAGCCGGTTCCGGCTATCTGATGGTGCAGGCCATCTACCTGCGCTTCCTGCTGCCGGGCATCGGCGTAGTGGCCGTCTACTTCTTCATGCGCGGCCACAACGAGCCGGGCGGCGGCTTCGTCGCCGGCCTGGTGTTTTCCACCGCGCTGATCGTGCAGTACATGGTGGCCGGCACCGACTGGGTCGAGTCGCAACTGCGCCTGCGGCCGCATCGCTGGATCGGCTGGGGCCTGGCGCTGGCCTGCGGCACCGGGCTGGGCGCCTGGCTGTTCGGCTATCCCTTCCTGACCAGCCATACCGCGCACCTGCACCTGCCCCTGCTCGGCGAGCTGCACGTTCCGTCGGCCTTCCTGTTCGACCTGGGCGTGTTCTTCGTCGTGGTGGGCACCACCATGCTGGTACTGGTGGCGCTGGCGCACCAGTCGCTGCGCAGTCGCCGCACCGAGCGCGACGCCGCGCCCACAGCCCCGGCCACGCCCGCCACCATCGCGCCCCCCAAGGAGATCGAGTAAATGGAAACCGTCATCTCGCTCGCGATCGGCATCGTGTTCGGCTCCGGCATCTGGCTGATCGTGCGTCCACGCAGCTACCAGGTGCTGATCGGACTGCTCCTGATGTCGTATGCCGTCAACCTGTTCATCTTCGTCATGGGTGGACTGACGGTGGACAGTCCGCCGCTCACCCGTGCCGGCAAGGTCCCCGACCCGGCGGCGCTGGCCGATCCGGTGCCGCAGGCGCTGGTGCTCACCGCCATCGTGATCGGCTTCGCCACCACCGCGCTGTACCTGGTGGTGATGATCGGCGCCCGCGGCCTGACCGGCACCGACCACGTGGACGGCGAGGAGCCCCGCATATGAGCCTTGCATGGAGCGAACACCTGGCGATCCTGCCCGTGCTGCTGCCGCTGCTGAGCGGCGCGCTCATGACGCCGTTCACCCAGGGCTGGCACCGCCTCAAGTTCGCGCTCGCCTATGGCACGGTGCTGGCGTTGCTGGCCAATGCGCTGGCCCTGTGCATGCTGGCCGACGGCGTCCGGGCCGGCGGCATCGGCATCTACTTCGCCGCCAACTGGGCCGCCCCCTTCGGCATCACGCTGGTGGCCGACCGCCTGGCCGCCGCCATGCTGCTGCTGACGGCCGTGCTGGCGCTGGCGGCGCTGCACTACGCCCAGCCGCGCTGGAGCCGGCTCGGCGTGCACTTCCATTCGCTGTTCCAGTTCCTGCTCATGGGGATCAACGGCGCCTTCCTGACCCACGACCTGTTCAACCTGTTCGTGTTCTTCGAGGTGATGCTGGCGGCTTCCTATGGCCTGGTCCTGCACGGCTACAACGCCGAGCGGCTGCGCGCCAGCCTGCATTACATCGCGGTCAACCTCACCGCTTCCCTGCTGTTCCTGATCGGCATCGCCCTGGTCTACGCGACCACGGGCACGCTCAACATGGCGGACCTGGCGGCGCGCATCGGCGCGCTCGAGGCCGGACGCGGCGCCCTGCTGCATGCGGGCCTGAGCGTGCTGGCCCTGGCCTTCCTGGTCAAGGCGGCGATGTGGCCGTTCGGCTTCTGGCTGCCGACCACCTACGCGGCCGCCTCGCCGCCGGTCGCGGTCATGCTGGTCTTGATGACCAAGGTCGGCGCGTATGCGGTCCTGCGCGTCTGGCTGCTCGTGTTTCCCGACACCGGCGGCGATGCGGCAGCCTTCGGCTACGACGCGCTGCTGTGGGGCGGCATGGTAACGATCCTGTACGGCGCCGCCGGCATGCTGGCCACCGACACCGCCGGTCGGCTGGCCGGCTATGCGGCGGTCGTCTCGTCCGGCACGCTGCTGGCCGTCATCGGCTACGGCCAGGCCTCGCTGGTCACCGCAGGGCTGTACTACTTTGTCGTATCGACCCTCGCCCTGGGCGCCTTCGTGCTGCTGATCGAACTGGTCGACCGCATCCGTACGCCGCGCGCCGCGATGCTGGCCCTGACCGCCGAAGCCTTCGCGGTCGAGGACATGCCGGCCGAGCCGAAAGGAAAAGGCGTGCCGGCGGCGATGGCCTTCCTGTCGCTGGCATTCATGGCCTGCGCGCTCTCCATTGCGGGCCTGCCGCCGCTGGCGGGCTTCGTCGCCAAGTTCGGCATGTTCCACGCCGTGATCAACCCGGCGCCGGGCATGCCCGGCGTCGGCGCCGCCGGCTGGTGCCTGATGGCGCTGGTGTTCGGTTCCGGCCTGCTGGCCATCGTGTCGATGATGCGTTTCGGCGTGCGCAGCTTCTGGGCCACGGAAACGGCCGGCCCGCCCAGGCTGCACACGGCCGAGGTGGTGCCGGTGGTGGCGCTGCTGCTGGTGTCGGTGCTGCTGACGATCCAGGCCCGCCCCGTATTCGGCTACCTGGCGCGCGCCAGCGCCGAGCTGCACGACCCCGGGCTGTATGTCGAGCGCGTGCTGGGTACGCCCCCGGTGCCCGGCCCCGCCCGGCCGGACAAGGCTTCGCCGGCACCGGAGGCGCCATGATGCGCTGGCTTCCCCATCCGATCGTGTCGCTGGGCCTGTGCGTACTGTGGCTGCTGCTCAACCAGTCGCTGTCGCCGGCGCACCTGCTGTTCGGGGCGCTGCTTGGCATTGCGGTGCCGTGGCTGTCGCGCCGGCTGCTGCCCCTCGGCTACCCGCGCATGCGCGCCCCGCTGACCATGGTGCGCCTGCTGGCCATGGCCACGGTCGAGATCGTACGCTCGTGCTTCGGTGTCAGCCGCATCATCCTGTCGGGGAACGCCCGCAATGTCGAGGCACGCTTCATCCTGGTGCCGCTGACCATCCGCGACCCCTATGGCCTGGCGATGCTGTCCTGCCTGATCACCATGACCCCCGGTACCGTCTGGGTCGAAATCCTGCCCGAGCGTTACGAACTGGCCATGCACGTGTTCGACCTGCACGACGCCGACTGGTGGGTCGATACCATCAAGACCCGCTACGAGCGGCCCCTGATCACCATTTTCGAACCGGAGAACGACAATGGACACCCTGCTTGAATTCGCCGTCGGCTACGCCCTGGTCTGCGTCCTGCTGGCGATGGTGCTGTGCACCGTACGCCTGCTGGTCGGCCCCGAGGCGCACGACCGGGTGCTGGCGCTGGACACGCTCTGGATGTCGGGCATGCTGCTGGCCATCGTGCTCGGCATCCGCTTCGGCACCCAGGTGTATTTCGAGGTGGCGCTGCTGGTGGCGCTGCTCGGCTTCGCCTCGACCTTTGCCCTGGCAAAGTTCCTGATGCGTGGGGAGATCATCGAATGAAGGGCATCGAGGCCATTCCCGGCTGGGCGGCGCTGCCGGTGGCCCTGCTGCTGGTGCTGGGCGCCAGCATCGTCCTGATCGGCGCCTTCGGCCTGGTGCGCCTGCCCCTGTTCTACCAGCGCATCCACGGCCCGGCCATCACGGTCACCCTCGGCGCCGCCTGCCTGCTGCTGGCCTCGACAATCTATTTCACGGTGGCGCAGTCGCGCCTGGTGATTCATGAAATCCTGATCGGGGTATTCATCTTCCTGACGGCGCCGGTGGTGACGATGACGATCGTGCGCGCCGCGGTGTACCGCGACCTGCGGGCGCGCAAGCACGATTCCGGCGCGACGGCGGGAGAGGTGTATGTCATTCCCGAACAACCCGACGAGGAAGTGCCGGGCCGGCGCTAGCCGTAACATCGGCGGCTTCCTTGCGCTTGCGATCTT includes:
- a CDS encoding ABC transporter ATP-binding protein, translated to MHILWSYLRPHWRLAMLALLLAGLAQVLNLVDPIIFGKIIDDYALHPGDRTDEQLVSGVMRLLGLAVLVALLARLAKALQEYVTRLVVQRLGVAIFNDGLRQVLRLKYQEFEDLRSGETLSLLQKVRADSERFINTFINTVFASLVGVSFLVWYAVTKHWLLVPVFVVGVLVLGGLTGLLSREIKTQQRSIVRETNRNSGFITESLRNIELIKSLGLTFTEIRRLKAQTDSIFALEMEKVKRIRLLSFLQGSTLSLLKLAILFALLWLIFRNVLSTGELIAMQFISVAIFAPLQELGNIILAHREVEASLLNFRALMDKPIERRPQDFVEIGPLQQIRFAEVGFRHKGAPEDALEDISFSAALGQTLAFVGPSGSGKSTLVKLLVGLYTPARGKVFYNEISTEDLRYNEARRQIGFVTQETHLFAGTIRDNLLFVKPDASDAQLMAAMAQASCLNLVEKSPEGLDTIIGERGMKLSGGEKQRLSIARALVREPRLLIFDEATSALDSLTEEQITNTVRDISARAGQITILIAHRLSTVMHADAIHVLEKGRIVETGTHAALVAQKGLYYAMWRQQIGERKPEPGAVQASAG
- a CDS encoding monovalent cation/H+ antiporter subunit A, producing MLLLLLLLLLPFGAALLASWMPGDSRDRPAAIAGIATLAALGLAIAQFGRIAAGEVPQLRVAWLPEFGLDIVLRMDGLAWVFTVMVLGIGALVLLYARYYMSKRDPVPRFYAYIMAFMGSMLGVVLSGNLIQLVVFWELTSVTSFLLIGYWQERNDARRGARMAFVVTAMGGLCLLAGVLLLGHIAGSYELEAVLAAGNRIRDHDWYRPVLVLVVLGALTKSAQFPFHFWLPHAMAAPTPVSAYLHSATMVKAGVFLLMRLWPALAGSVEWFWVLGSAGVCTLLLGSFFAIFQSDMKGLLAYSTISHLGLITVLMSIGTPLSVVAAVFHTMNHAVFKASLFMAVGIIDHESGTRDMRLLRGLRRVMPHTAALAIVASAAMAGVPLMNGFLSKEMFFAETVHVGGRENWWMSVAAVAMGVFSVAYSLRYISVFFGPLARNLPEQPHEPPRWMRVPIECLVLLCIAVGVMPERVVGDVLAVAAHAILGPTMPEYDLAIWHGFNLPLVMSLVALGGGLVLYLVLRKRFDLAQRDRTPLFHHLRGAQLYETSMLGLSLGARRLIRLAGTRHLQSQLLVLVAAGVAVPLLLARPERSWPLPGLAGTDPLFAMLWVIGAGCAVGAAWQAKYHRLTALALAGATGLATTITFLWLSAPDLALTQFMVETVTAILILLGLRWLPPRFAPPGLAPHAPAATRLRRARDATVAVAGGLALAAASYTVLTQPRVSGIRDFFVLRALPEGGGANVVNVLLVDFRGFDTLGEITVLSAVALTVYALLRRFRPAPESIPIPVQQANDVDPAVRQKPAQQAGSGYLMVQAIYLRFLLPGIGVVAVYFFMRGHNEPGGGFVAGLVFSTALIVQYMVAGTDWVESQLRLRPHRWIGWGLALACGTGLGAWLFGYPFLTSHTAHLHLPLLGELHVPSAFLFDLGVFFVVVGTTMLVLVALAHQSLRSRRTERDAAPTAPATPATIAPPKEIE
- a CDS encoding Na+/H+ antiporter subunit C; this translates as METVISLAIGIVFGSGIWLIVRPRSYQVLIGLLLMSYAVNLFIFVMGGLTVDSPPLTRAGKVPDPAALADPVPQALVLTAIVIGFATTALYLVVMIGARGLTGTDHVDGEEPRI
- a CDS encoding monovalent cation/H+ antiporter subunit D: MSLAWSEHLAILPVLLPLLSGALMTPFTQGWHRLKFALAYGTVLALLANALALCMLADGVRAGGIGIYFAANWAAPFGITLVADRLAAAMLLLTAVLALAALHYAQPRWSRLGVHFHSLFQFLLMGINGAFLTHDLFNLFVFFEVMLAASYGLVLHGYNAERLRASLHYIAVNLTASLLFLIGIALVYATTGTLNMADLAARIGALEAGRGALLHAGLSVLALAFLVKAAMWPFGFWLPTTYAAASPPVAVMLVLMTKVGAYAVLRVWLLVFPDTGGDAAAFGYDALLWGGMVTILYGAAGMLATDTAGRLAGYAAVVSSGTLLAVIGYGQASLVTAGLYYFVVSTLALGAFVLLIELVDRIRTPRAAMLALTAEAFAVEDMPAEPKGKGVPAAMAFLSLAFMACALSIAGLPPLAGFVAKFGMFHAVINPAPGMPGVGAAGWCLMALVFGSGLLAIVSMMRFGVRSFWATETAGPPRLHTAEVVPVVALLLVSVLLTIQARPVFGYLARASAELHDPGLYVERVLGTPPVPGPARPDKASPAPEAP
- a CDS encoding Na+/H+ antiporter subunit E: MMRWLPHPIVSLGLCVLWLLLNQSLSPAHLLFGALLGIAVPWLSRRLLPLGYPRMRAPLTMVRLLAMATVEIVRSCFGVSRIILSGNARNVEARFILVPLTIRDPYGLAMLSCLITMTPGTVWVEILPERYELAMHVFDLHDADWWVDTIKTRYERPLITIFEPENDNGHPA
- a CDS encoding K+/H+ antiporter subunit F, with protein sequence MDTLLEFAVGYALVCVLLAMVLCTVRLLVGPEAHDRVLALDTLWMSGMLLAIVLGIRFGTQVYFEVALLVALLGFASTFALAKFLMRGEIIE
- a CDS encoding cation:proton antiporter → MKGIEAIPGWAALPVALLLVLGASIVLIGAFGLVRLPLFYQRIHGPAITVTLGAACLLLASTIYFTVAQSRLVIHEILIGVFIFLTAPVVTMTIVRAAVYRDLRARKHDSGATAGEVYVIPEQPDEEVPGRR